The window agtcTTTTTTTTGCAACTTCAGAATTTTGAAACAtaataatagaattaaaattCCAGTTTTTGATGGCAAATGGATATTTGAAGTTACATGGTACccacaaaattaaaaatataaatatttcttGCCTATTTATAGTCTCTCCCATATTTCCTACACCATATAACACAACTGACCAACAACATAACTCCTTTTATCTTTACTCATCTTAAAGCAAATAATGCAACCAACAGCGGAGACAGAGACAGTACCCCCGGCGACAGCGGGGCTGGTTTCCCTCTTCCGGCCCTCCTCCGCCGACACCCGGCGATCCAAGACGGGCGTTAGCACGGGGATCCTCCGCTTCCTGAAGATGATCCCTCTTCTCACCTCCGGCTGCAAGATGGCAGCCTTACTTGGTCGTCCCAACAAAGCCCTGTCCTCCGGCCGTAGAGGCGGAGGAGCCGCTACCATCACCCTGTTCGGCTACCGCCGGGGCCGCGTGAGTTTAGCCATGCAGGAAGACCCCAAGTCCGCCCCTGTGCTCCTCCTCGAGCTCCCCATCCTCACCAGCTCGCTCCACCGCGAGATGGCCTCCGGTCTCGTGAAGATCGCGCTGGAGAGCGAGGCAggtagcggcggcggcggcggcaccgGCGGAAGCGGGGAGGAGCCAGAGCAGAGCCAGCGGCGAAGGCGGCTGGTGGACGAGTGCGTGTGGGCGGTGTACTGCAACGGTCGGAAGGCGGGGTTCTCGACGAGGAAGAAGCAGGCGTCGGAAGAGGAGCGCCAGGTGATGCGACTGCTGCGGGGCGTGTCGATGGGAGCGGGGGTGCTTCCGGCGGCGGAAAAGGAGGCGGCGGCCCCGGCCGAGGGGGAATTGACGTACATGAGGGCGCGCTTCGAGAGGGTGGTGGGGTCGAGGGACTCGGAAGCGTTATACATGATCAACCCCGACGGCACTGGCGTCCCCGAGCTAAGCATCTTCCTCATCAGGCTCAACAATTAATGGCGTTAATTGATTGGCAGCTATTTCAGGTATTAATATTatgtaaatatatatattaaaactgagtccatgtttttttcttttcttttcttttctttttcttgcgtgtgtactttaattaaattaatcgatCTAACAACATATTCACGGACATCTCTCTGTTCTATCGTTCTTAACCAGTTTTAATTACTAATTCAAGAACTTTCGAGTTTTGAGATAAAACCGTGAGTGCTACACTCGACAAGTGGCAAAGACTTAAGGCAGGCTCCATTGGATCCCAACCAACTGATCAGGGCGTGAATTAATGAGAGTGGAGAAGGTAGAAGAAGATGTTGATGGCTGCCACTGTCACCTGGTACAATACAATTAAGCAAGGGGACACAATTGACCCAAGCCACGATGGAAAGGACTTGACATGCCTGCGTCGATCCATTGATTCCTCGGTGCACAACGTATGACATCCAACGTGAAACCAcagctttattttctttttcggCATTATTATTAATCGGTTGAAATCGATCATCGGtgcaaaaaaaaattatccagCGTTGATTCAGCTGTTCAGGTGGGGCAACATTAATATATATAGAGATGAGGAGATAGACATAATGATCTCGGTTCTCGATCGATGATGATGTCTTGAGAGATTGCCTGGTAATGGAAGAAATAATCATGGGGTTGCATTATGATGTCCCCGGTTGTTGCGCGTGCCTGCATCCTTCGGCTGAGTTGCTGGAAGCGGCCCAATCTGCGACGGCCCAGCATAACTGATGGATTCAAAGAGAATCCAATTAATACAAAATGCTTATGCACTTTGACTAGACATTACGTGGATCAATTCATCGCATGCCCTCCCATCACCTAATTCAGAGCGTCCGAATATGACTAAGGGTTAATAGTCATCTGTAATTTATCTTCTCTGTATTGATATATAGACGAGTTGATGAGGGCACAAGGAATGAGCAAATCGTGAGACAAGTTGGGAGAAACATCCGAGATGAGTGTCATCACCTTATACTATaatttgattgataggacatcGTGTTATCAAACTCACATATTGACTCGTAAACTCATACAAAATCACAAATGTACCTATAAAAATCGAGTGAAATTGTGACAAAAtcgtatattaaaataaaatcggATCAAAATCGTAAAATCACATTTAAATTGGTAACGTGATTTTTGGGACGATTTTATCCCAGTTGTTGCGCGTGCCTGCGTACGTTCATACTTCGGCTCAATTTCTGGATGCGGCCCAATCTGCGACGGCCCAGCATAACGGATTGATTGAAAGAAAATACAATTAAATACGAAATGCTAACGTACTTTGACGGGACATTACATGGATCCAGACGGACGCATATTATAAAATTTTTGACCTCCTAAaaatttttatcatttatttTCCTTCATCGAATGTGGGAACGAGCTATGAGAAACATCTACAATGatcttttattataatttaaCTAACATCTTAATATTTACATATTACAAAAAATATTGTGCCTCACTTCTATCCATAAGTCTTGCTACTTTCTTTCTCTAGATCTTAAGCAACGGTTTACCAATCCATATGGTAAGCACTTTCATGCAAGGATGGTCTCATGTAACATCTAATTCAACATATTTCAATGTCCAATAATGAACTTTGCTTGGAAGATATTGGTCACCTGGCTATCAATATTTGAAGTAAAATATGAAGTCGTTATCTGCACATACTTTTTAGAAAGGAGTAAATGGGATATTTGTCCTAGTTCAACGACTCTTTGTATGAAAGAAATTAGACATTCGAGTCATTTTGTATCTATTGAAAATTAATTCCAAGATCTATTATAACAATCATCCATGCAACACTACACCTTAAAAATAATTTGCTCCAAGTTAGTATTTTTAAACTGTCAGCATTCAATTTTGGTTGTCTTATCCTTGTCGTGCTTGCCTACTGTGCGTTTTTTGCTTGATTTTCGAAGGCTCAAAGTACGACATTTATATGTTTAATATATAATAAATCAAATGAAAAATGTTATGCTATATACTTATCCGTACATCTCTTGAGCACTTAatgttaactttttttttaaaaaaaaatatttagagtaTATGATTTAAGGTATGGTATCACAGGGTTATCTTTCTTATTACTCAACCTATATAATGCTTATACAGCTTATTCCTACAAAGTTATCAAGTAGCCATAACTTACTATAGATGCACTTCAAAGAAGCTAAGAGGGATTCTAGTCTTGGGtttttaaaaatagtaaattttattGGTCAAAATTTGATCAGCTAAAAATTTATGGGTAATGCTAAATGatcagaatctggccagctagaattaATACATGCAAGTGTACACatgggtattttagtaatatcatatgtgtacattaattacatgcatgtacatgcatgtatTTTAATTGGAGGATAAAAAATTCTAGTTGACCAGATTCTGGCCAACAAGAATTATCGAAAATTTATATCCCTCAATTATAATACATGTATGTAATTAATATACACatctgatattactaaaatacccctacatatatatgtatgtatacATTCGAGATGATCAGATTCTGACCATTTAGTATTATCCttcaaaaaaaaatcatggaTTTGAAAGTTTATAAGTTTGGAAAATTATAGATTATGCACAAGCCtccattttctaaaaaaaaaaatataaaataaaacattTGGCAATTGGCATGCGTTGATACTTGAAACAAAATCTCGATGGAATCACATAAATTCCAACTCGTTTCTGATCTAGAAAAAGCAAGTAAAACACGCACAAACTCTCCTCAGTGGACGCCGGTATCGAGAGATGCGTCTAAACTTCTTGATTAATTACATCCACAATTCTATTAATTAATTCGTTAGCGTTGCATGAGCCAGCGAGCATATatcatttataattatttttctgATTCTCCGTGCCACATTTTAATACGCATTTAATTCTTTTTCCCCATTTAAAAGATTGCCCCCGGCACGCGCGTATTGGAcagctgccaaaatttcttcacaATAATTTCTACTTGTGGGACCCAACAGTTCAACCAATGCGCAGAAGTGGGTGGATGCCGAGTAGGCCGGAGTAATTCGTAACAACGCGGGTGCCCATTTTCAGGGCGCACCAATCGCGATGATGCCACGATATTGGACATTCAGTAATTTCGAGATCAAAGAAAGAGAAACTGACGGGCACGATGAACTCTCCAGAATCGTCGGTGCAATAGGGGAAACAGCGATCATGACATGAAGGATCGCGCGTCGTCGGCGTGTCCGCTTTAAATGGACGGACGCCGCCCAGGCAGGACGGGATCGCAACACCAACCGTGACAGAGTAATCAACGGACAGGAAATCACCGAAGAAATTATTTTCCGCGTAACCCTCCCCTGTTTCGACCTTCCCTGTTCTGTTTTATTTCCTTTCTCCTGCGCTATAAATTTCGCTCGTCGCCTCTTCTCCAACTCGTACTTCAGCGACATCATATGTCTCAGCGGCCCAACGTCCCACACTACTCTTCCGTAGCCTTCGTCTGCCATTCCCATCTCCTGGTTTCCAGTGAGATGAACTCCAATTCTAACTGGTTATAAGTCGTCTTCTTCTTTGCCTCTTTTCGATTCGTCTCCCTCTGATCGGTCGAAAGGAGGCTTCTTTCCTAGTTTTTCCGCAGAAAGATAGGATTTTGTTGCCCAATTTGGCCACAAGAAGCCATCTTGAACGTTGCTTTGTTGTTCCTCTTCcgccccctttttgttgtttgtgaAGGAGAGGAGATGGGAGCGAAAGGGTTTGTGGAAGGAGGCATCGCCTCGATTGTGGCCGGCTGCTCCACCCACCCCCTCGACCTCGTCAAGGTCCGGTTGCAGCTCCAGGGAGAAACCCTCAGCCCCGCCGTCTCCGCCATTCGTCCCGCCGTCGCCTTCCACGGCACCTCCGGGGTGACCGCCGTCGCCCACCCCCATCCGCATCCGGCGCTGCACCCGCCGCGCCGCCCCGGGCTGATCGCCGTCGGTTCGCAGATCCTCCGCGCTGAGGGTCCATCCGGACTCTTTTCCGGGGTCTCCGCCACCGTCCTCCGCCAGACTCTTTACTCCACCACCCGCATGGGCCTCTACGACCTGCTTAAGAAGCGCTGGTCCGCCACTGCCGACGGTGGGTCCCTCCCGCTCCGCAGCAAGATCGCGGCAGGCCTCATCGCCGGCGGCATCGGCGCCGCGGTCGGCAACCCCGCCGACTTGGCTATGGTCCGGATGCAGGCCGATGGGCGGCTGCCCCTGGCCGAGCGCCGCAACTACCGGAGCGTGCTCGATGCGATCGGGCGGATGGCTCGGCAGGAGGGCGTCGCGAGCCTGTGGCGCGGGTCCTCTCTGACCGTGAACCGCGCGATGATCGTCACGGCGTCGCAGCTGGCTACGTACGACCAGGCGAAAGAGTGGATCCTGCGGCGGCGCGGGGCGGGCGCGGACGGGCTGGTGACGCACGTGGCGGCGAGCTTCGCGGCGGGGATGGTGGCGTCGGTGGCGTCGAACCCAGTGGACGTTGTGAAGACGAGGGTCATGAATATGAAGGTGGAGAAGGGGGCGCCTCCGCCCTACGCCGGGGCTATGGACTGCGCCCTTAAGACGGTCAAGGCGGAGGGACCGATGGCGCTGTACAAGGGCTTCATCCCCACCGTCTCCCGGCAGGGCCCCTTCACCGTCGTCCTCTTCGTCACGCTTGAGCAGGTGCGCAAGCTGCTTAAGGACTTCTGATTCTCTCTCCCCCGCCCGCCGACCGCCGACTGCCGACTGCTGCCGACGGCTCACCATCACTTTACTGCTCCTTAATTTTTCAGCTTCCATGAGACGATGACGATAGAAACAAAGCAATTAAGCATAAATACATGCGAAATTTACCATGTTGTTATCATTTTTAGTATTATTAATACCAAACTTTCTGATAATCTGGATACAATGATTGTTAATGAATATGCAGTTGTTTCATTTTTAATTAGCCGTGGATTAATCTCTCTAACATTAAAAACAATTTATTCTACTTGACAGTGCTAAAATCATGggtaatttatcaaaaggcgtaCTACGATTAATATATTTATCAAAAAGTACATCACagttttatatttatcaaaatgcGGAGTTTATCAAAATCAATTCCCAGATTATCCCTCTGGCTAACCTGGCAATCGTCTTTTTCAAACATATTTTTCCAAACATCCAAGCCGAAAttagaatagaaaaataatttgtggttcggatgcacgtcttctcaccgtctctctccctccatccctctgtgtggtgttataaacttgaaagaaaaaagaaatatgaaCTCTGCGCTTGTCATTACTGCTCGTGATGGTTGGCGGGATtgcaatagaccagttaggtttatggcataattgcgtaagagttgctaaaggagaccaaggacaaattaagttaagaaggtcagccgagaaggacaaacttcttgcaatagggaaattagtagaagcacacatttaaagatttagacatgtatgtatggatttttttactgtaaaatAGGGTAGTGAAGGTAAATAAAAATTACACTATTTGTGTGTGAAGGGTGGCAGCAAAAAGTGGTTTTATGGTTaattttggttgtgtggggaataatattcaataacacctaaattatgatgtaatagaagacttaatcgatttaattcatgttagtttttggcgttgatagttaagtttggctaaaaattgtttatttatggtttagggtttagtcagTGGTAGTCCTAGTTTACAAAAAGTATCTGCTTCAAAAGGGGcctgatatctatgatatcaggcccaccttgggcctgatatcgataatgtgttatgtggttaaaactttacttttacatcagacccttcctagtttgagcaaaattacaatttaactacagaaaaagattatgtagttgcaaatttactaaaatagtttgtaatttatttatcagggatgatcatataactgacgaaattctatctgagatattgaatactcttgatgcaaattctagcattggacat is drawn from Zingiber officinale cultivar Zhangliang chromosome 1B, Zo_v1.1, whole genome shotgun sequence and contains these coding sequences:
- the LOC122040935 gene encoding protein MIZU-KUSSEI 1-like, whose translation is MQPTAETETVPPATAGLVSLFRPSSADTRRSKTGVSTGILRFLKMIPLLTSGCKMAALLGRPNKALSSGRRGGGAATITLFGYRRGRVSLAMQEDPKSAPVLLLELPILTSSLHREMASGLVKIALESEAGSGGGGGTGGSGEEPEQSQRRRRLVDECVWAVYCNGRKAGFSTRKKQASEEERQVMRLLRGVSMGAGVLPAAEKEAAAPAEGELTYMRARFERVVGSRDSEALYMINPDGTGVPELSIFLIRLNN
- the LOC122051150 gene encoding mitochondrial uncoupling protein 5-like produces the protein MGAKGFVEGGIASIVAGCSTHPLDLVKVRLQLQGETLSPAVSAIRPAVAFHGTSGVTAVAHPHPHPALHPPRRPGLIAVGSQILRAEGPSGLFSGVSATVLRQTLYSTTRMGLYDLLKKRWSATADGGSLPLRSKIAAGLIAGGIGAAVGNPADLAMVRMQADGRLPLAERRNYRSVLDAIGRMARQEGVASLWRGSSLTVNRAMIVTASQLATYDQAKEWILRRRGAGADGLVTHVAASFAAGMVASVASNPVDVVKTRVMNMKVEKGAPPPYAGAMDCALKTVKAEGPMALYKGFIPTVSRQGPFTVVLFVTLEQVRKLLKDF